CTGCAACATCCACAGCGCCGGAAGCAGCGCCGCCTGCTTGGTGGGATAACGGGAGAGAATGGTGTCGAGCTCGGTTCGCGCCGCCCCCACGAACACGGGTTCGTGCGGTTCATCATGATGGTGGCCATGCGGTGGGGCGGCCACGAGCGCGCCGCCGCTGGCAGAAGGGCCGTGACTCACCGGTCGATCTCTCCCATCACGATGTCGATGCTGGCGTTGATGGCGATCACGTCGGAGAGCAGATGCCCCTCCACCATCTTCGGAATCGCCGACAGGTTCACGAACGAGGGGGGGCGGATGCGCCACCGTACCGGCTTGGAACTGCCGTCGCTCACGAAGTAGTACCCCTTCTCCCCCTTGGGACTTTCGACCGGCACATAGCATTCGCCGGCCGGCGGACGGGGGCCCTCCATGACCAGCTTGAAGTGATGGATCATGCTTTCCATCTCGCTGGTGGCCTTGTGCTTTGGCGGCAGAATGAGACGCGGGTCGTCGATGTTGACCGGACCGTCGGGCAGCCGTCGAATCGCCTGCTCGAGAATGCGCACACTCTGGCGCATCTCCTCGACACGCACCAGGAAGCGATCGTACACATCGCCCGCCGTGCCCACCGGCACGTCGAAGTCGTAGGTCTCGTAGTCAAGGTACGGGAAGTCCTTGCGCACGTCGTACGCCACGCCGGACGCCCGCAGCATGGGGCCCGACAGCCCGGCGTTCACCGCTTCCTGCGCGTTCATGGCCCCCAGCCCCACCGTGCGCCCGGCCCAGATGGCGTTCGTCTCCAGCATGCGCACCGATTCCTCGAGGGTCTTTGGAAACCCCTTGAGGAAGGCGCGCAGGCCATCCAGCCATCCATCAGGGAGGTCGGCGGCCATGCCCCCGACACGCGTGGTGGTGACCGTGAGACGTGCTCCGACCCACCCTTCGAGCAGGTTGTACACGTTCTCGCGCTCCTGATACAGCCACAGGAACGGCGTGAATGCCCCGATATCCACCGACGTGGTGCCAAGCCACACCAGATGCGAAATGATGCGCGAGAGCTCCATGAGGATGACGCGCAGCACCTTGGTGCGCTCGGTCATGCCCACGCCGAACAGGCGCTCGGCGCCGAGCGCGAACGCCACGTTGTTGCCGGGGGAGTTGAGATAATCCTCGCGGTCGGTCCACGGAATGATCTGGTTGTACTGGCGGTACTCCCCGATCTTCTCGAAGCCGCAGTGCAGATAGCCGATGTGCGGGATGCACCGCACCACGGTTTCGCCATCGAGCTCCAGCACGAGGCGCAGCACCCCGTGTGTTGCCGGGTGCTGCGGACCAATGTTGATCAGCATGTGATCGGCCTCGAGCTCAGGCTCCTCACGGCCCGGCAACCGCTCAAGGGCCACAGCACTGCCGCCCCGGTTTACCAGCGGTGCCCGCAGGGGCTGTCCCTGAGCGTCGAGCCCACTTGTGCCCAACGCCACCTCGATGGTGCGACGCGCGCTCATGCCGATTCCTCGGGGTCACCCAGCGCAGCCCGCTCGGCGATCCGTTGCTTCATATCGGCCGGCAACGATTCGAAGGCGTCGGCAATGCTCAACTCCTCCATGGAATAGCGCGCCTCCGGGTCGGCGGCGAGCGCCTGCTTGAGCTGTTCGGCACGCGAGAATCGACCGCGCAACGGGAAATCTTTCCGCAGCGGATGGCCTTCCTTGTACTGCTCCCACATGAGCAGACGCCGCAGGTCGGGATGCCCCTCGAAGCGAATGCCGAACATGTCAAAGCACTCCCGCTCGAGCCAATCCGCCCCACTGTAGATGTCGATGACACTCGGCACCCAGAGCGGGCCGCGCTTGGGCAACTCCACCTTGAGTCGCAGGAAGCGACGGTGTCCGAGTGCGCGCAGGTGCCACACCACCTCGAGCGGGCGCCCGCCATCGCGATACTCCACCGCCGTGACGTCCACGAGATAGTCGTAGCGCTCAGACGGCTCGTCGTGCAGGAAGCGCACGATGTCGTGCACGCGATCACGCGTGACGAACACGGTCGTTTCTCCCCAAATGACCTCGGCGCGCAGCACGTCGGCACCGAAACGCGCCGCGAGCACGGCGGCCGTGGGGTTGGCCGGCGCCCCGGTACGCGGCACGTTGACGGGCGTGATGGGCGCGCCGTTTTCGTCGGCCGCCACGGCGGCCATGACCTGCGGCACCACCGATGGCGACTGCGGGACTGGGACCGGTGTGGTCATGGCGCCGAGCGGGTCTGGTGCACTGAGTTGCCGAACGGCTCCGACAATTCGTCGATGCGCGAGGGCGGGATGTACAGCTGGCTGGTCGGGTCGGGCTCGATCTCGACGTGACGCCCGGCATCGTTGAGGCGCTCGCGCATGACCTTCTTCTGCAGCATGATGATACCGTGCATGAGCGCCTCCGGACGCGGTG
This genomic stretch from Gemmatimonas sp. harbors:
- a CDS encoding NADH-quinone oxidoreductase subunit C, with protein sequence MTTPVPVPQSPSVVPQVMAAVAADENGAPITPVNVPRTGAPANPTAAVLAARFGADVLRAEVIWGETTVFVTRDRVHDIVRFLHDEPSERYDYLVDVTAVEYRDGGRPLEVVWHLRALGHRRFLRLKVELPKRGPLWVPSVIDIYSGADWLERECFDMFGIRFEGHPDLRRLLMWEQYKEGHPLRKDFPLRGRFSRAEQLKQALAADPEARYSMEELSIADAFESLPADMKQRIAERAALGDPEESA
- the nuoD gene encoding NADH dehydrogenase (quinone) subunit D, whose protein sequence is MLINIGPQHPATHGVLRLVLELDGETVVRCIPHIGYLHCGFEKIGEYRQYNQIIPWTDREDYLNSPGNNVAFALGAERLFGVGMTERTKVLRVILMELSRIISHLVWLGTTSVDIGAFTPFLWLYQERENVYNLLEGWVGARLTVTTTRVGGMAADLPDGWLDGLRAFLKGFPKTLEESVRMLETNAIWAGRTVGLGAMNAQEAVNAGLSGPMLRASGVAYDVRKDFPYLDYETYDFDVPVGTAGDVYDRFLVRVEEMRQSVRILEQAIRRLPDGPVNIDDPRLILPPKHKATSEMESMIHHFKLVMEGPRPPAGECYVPVESPKGEKGYYFVSDGSSKPVRWRIRPPSFVNLSAIPKMVEGHLLSDVIAINASIDIVMGEIDR